A window of the Halichoerus grypus chromosome 2, mHalGry1.hap1.1, whole genome shotgun sequence genome harbors these coding sequences:
- the SLC36A1 gene encoding proton-coupled amino acid transporter 1 isoform X6: protein MSTQRLRNEDYHDYSSTDVSPEESPSEGLNNFSSQGSYQRFGESNSTTWFQTLIHLLKGNIGTGLLGLPLAVKNAGILMGPLSLLVIGLVAVHCMGILVKCAHHFCRRLNKPFVDYGDTVMYGLESSPSSWLRNHAHWGRHIVDFFLIVTQLGFCCVYFVFLADNFKQVIEAANGTTNNCHNNETVILTPTMDSRLYMLTFLPFLVLLVFVRNLRVLSIFSLLANITMLVSLVMLYQFIVQNIPDPTRLPLVAPWKTYPLFFGTAIFAFEGIGMVLPLENKMKDPQKFPIILYVGMAIITALYISLGCLGYLQFGANIQGSITLNLPNCWLYQSVKLLYSIGIFFTYALQFYVPAEIIIPFFVSRVPEHWELVVDLFVRTVLVCVT, encoded by the exons ATGTCCACGCAGAGACTTCGGAATGAGGACTACCACGACTACAGCTCCACGGATGTGAGCCCAGAGGAGAGCCCATCCGAAGGCTTAAACAACTTCTCGTCTCAGGGCTCCTACCAGCGGTTTGGGGAAAGTAACAGCACAAC ATGGTTCCAGACTTTGATCCACCTGTTAAAAGGCAACATTGGCACAGGACTCCTGGGGCTGCCTCTGGCAGTGAAAAATGCTGGCATCTTG ATGGGTCCCCTCAGCCTGCTGGTGATAGGCCTTGTAGCTGTGCACTGCATGGGTATCCTGGTGAAATGCGCTCACCACTTCTGCCGCAG gcTGAACAAGCCCTTTGTGGACTATGGGGATACAGTGATGTACGGACTGGaatccagccccagctcctggctcCGGAACCACGCACACTGGGGAAG GCACATTGTGGACTTCTTCCTGATCGTCACACAGCTGGGATTCTGCTGTGTCTATTTTGTCTTTCTGGCTGACAACTTTAAACAG GTGATAGAAGCAGCCAATGGGACCACCAACAACTGCCACAACAATGAGACAGTGATTCTGACGCCCACCATGGACTCGCGACTCTACATGCTTACCTTCCTGCCCTTCCTGGTGCTGCTGGTTTTTGTCAGGAACCTCCGAGTCCTGTCCATCTTCTCTCTGTTGGCCAACATCACCATGCTTGTTAGCCTGGTTATGCTCTACCAGTTCATTGTGCAG aataTCCCAgaccccacccgcctccccttgGTGGCGCCCTGGAAGACCTACCCTCTGTTCTTTGGCACAGCCATTTTTGCATTTGAAGGCATTGGGATG GTTCTGCCccttgaaaacaaaatgaaggatcCCCAGAAATTTCCAATCATCCTGTACGTGGGAATGGCCATCATCACTGCCCTCTACATCAGTCTGGGGTGTCTGGGGTACCTGCAGTTTGGAGCTAATATCCAAGGGAGTATAACCCTCAACCTGCCCAATTGCTG GCTGTACCAGTCGGTCAAGCTGCTGTACTCCATTGGCATCTTCTTCACCTACGCCCTCCAGTTCTATGTCCCGGCTGAGATCATCATCCCCTTCTTCGTGTCCCGTGTGCCCGAGCACTGGGAGCTGGTCGTAGACCTGTTCGTGCGCACCGTGCTGGTCTGCGTGACAT
- the SLC36A1 gene encoding proton-coupled amino acid transporter 1 isoform X5, with product MSTQRLRNEDYHDYSSTDVSPEESPSEGLNNFSSQGSYQRFGESNSTTWFQTLIHLLKGNIGTGLLGLPLAVKNAGILMGPLSLLVIGLVAVHCMGILVKCAHHFCRRLNKPFVDYGDTVMYGLESSPSSWLRNHAHWGRHIVDFFLIVTQLGFCCVYFVFLADNFKQVIEAANGTTNNCHNNETVILTPTMDSRLYMLTFLPFLVLLVFVRNLRVLSIFSLLANITMLVSLVMLYQFIVQNIPDPTRLPLVAPWKTYPLFFGTAIFAFEGIGMVLPLENKMKDPQKFPIILYVGMAIITALYISLGCLGYLQFGANIQGSITLNLPNCWLYQSVKLLYSIGIFFTYALQFYVPAEIIIPFFVSRVPEHWELVVDLFVRTVLVCVTSKGC from the exons ATGTCCACGCAGAGACTTCGGAATGAGGACTACCACGACTACAGCTCCACGGATGTGAGCCCAGAGGAGAGCCCATCCGAAGGCTTAAACAACTTCTCGTCTCAGGGCTCCTACCAGCGGTTTGGGGAAAGTAACAGCACAAC ATGGTTCCAGACTTTGATCCACCTGTTAAAAGGCAACATTGGCACAGGACTCCTGGGGCTGCCTCTGGCAGTGAAAAATGCTGGCATCTTG ATGGGTCCCCTCAGCCTGCTGGTGATAGGCCTTGTAGCTGTGCACTGCATGGGTATCCTGGTGAAATGCGCTCACCACTTCTGCCGCAG gcTGAACAAGCCCTTTGTGGACTATGGGGATACAGTGATGTACGGACTGGaatccagccccagctcctggctcCGGAACCACGCACACTGGGGAAG GCACATTGTGGACTTCTTCCTGATCGTCACACAGCTGGGATTCTGCTGTGTCTATTTTGTCTTTCTGGCTGACAACTTTAAACAG GTGATAGAAGCAGCCAATGGGACCACCAACAACTGCCACAACAATGAGACAGTGATTCTGACGCCCACCATGGACTCGCGACTCTACATGCTTACCTTCCTGCCCTTCCTGGTGCTGCTGGTTTTTGTCAGGAACCTCCGAGTCCTGTCCATCTTCTCTCTGTTGGCCAACATCACCATGCTTGTTAGCCTGGTTATGCTCTACCAGTTCATTGTGCAG aataTCCCAgaccccacccgcctccccttgGTGGCGCCCTGGAAGACCTACCCTCTGTTCTTTGGCACAGCCATTTTTGCATTTGAAGGCATTGGGATG GTTCTGCCccttgaaaacaaaatgaaggatcCCCAGAAATTTCCAATCATCCTGTACGTGGGAATGGCCATCATCACTGCCCTCTACATCAGTCTGGGGTGTCTGGGGTACCTGCAGTTTGGAGCTAATATCCAAGGGAGTATAACCCTCAACCTGCCCAATTGCTG GCTGTACCAGTCGGTCAAGCTGCTGTACTCCATTGGCATCTTCTTCACCTACGCCCTCCAGTTCTATGTCCCGGCTGAGATCATCATCCCCTTCTTCGTGTCCCGTGTGCCCGAGCACTGGGAGCTGGTCGTAGACCTGTTCGTGCGCACCGTGCTGGTCTGCGTGACAT
- the SLC36A1 gene encoding proton-coupled amino acid transporter 1 isoform X1: protein MSTQRLRNEDYHDYSSTDVSPEESPSEGLNNFSSQGSYQRFGESNSTTWFQTLIHLLKGNIGTGLLGLPLAVKNAGILMGPLSLLVIGLVAVHCMGILVKCAHHFCRRLNKPFVDYGDTVMYGLESSPSSWLRNHAHWGRHIVDFFLIVTQLGFCCVYFVFLADNFKQVIEAANGTTNNCHNNETVILTPTMDSRLYMLTFLPFLVLLVFVRNLRVLSIFSLLANITMLVSLVMLYQFIVQNIPDPTRLPLVAPWKTYPLFFGTAIFAFEGIGMVLPLENKMKDPQKFPIILYVGMAIITALYISLGCLGYLQFGANIQGSITLNLPNCWLYQSVKLLYSIGIFFTYALQFYVPAEIIIPFFVSRVPEHWELVVDLFVRTVLVCVTCILAILIPRLDLVISLVGSVSSSALALIIPPLLEITTYYSEGMSPLTIAKDALISILGFVGFVVGTYEALYELIQPSSAPIFINSTGAFV, encoded by the exons ATGTCCACGCAGAGACTTCGGAATGAGGACTACCACGACTACAGCTCCACGGATGTGAGCCCAGAGGAGAGCCCATCCGAAGGCTTAAACAACTTCTCGTCTCAGGGCTCCTACCAGCGGTTTGGGGAAAGTAACAGCACAAC ATGGTTCCAGACTTTGATCCACCTGTTAAAAGGCAACATTGGCACAGGACTCCTGGGGCTGCCTCTGGCAGTGAAAAATGCTGGCATCTTG ATGGGTCCCCTCAGCCTGCTGGTGATAGGCCTTGTAGCTGTGCACTGCATGGGTATCCTGGTGAAATGCGCTCACCACTTCTGCCGCAG gcTGAACAAGCCCTTTGTGGACTATGGGGATACAGTGATGTACGGACTGGaatccagccccagctcctggctcCGGAACCACGCACACTGGGGAAG GCACATTGTGGACTTCTTCCTGATCGTCACACAGCTGGGATTCTGCTGTGTCTATTTTGTCTTTCTGGCTGACAACTTTAAACAG GTGATAGAAGCAGCCAATGGGACCACCAACAACTGCCACAACAATGAGACAGTGATTCTGACGCCCACCATGGACTCGCGACTCTACATGCTTACCTTCCTGCCCTTCCTGGTGCTGCTGGTTTTTGTCAGGAACCTCCGAGTCCTGTCCATCTTCTCTCTGTTGGCCAACATCACCATGCTTGTTAGCCTGGTTATGCTCTACCAGTTCATTGTGCAG aataTCCCAgaccccacccgcctccccttgGTGGCGCCCTGGAAGACCTACCCTCTGTTCTTTGGCACAGCCATTTTTGCATTTGAAGGCATTGGGATG GTTCTGCCccttgaaaacaaaatgaaggatcCCCAGAAATTTCCAATCATCCTGTACGTGGGAATGGCCATCATCACTGCCCTCTACATCAGTCTGGGGTGTCTGGGGTACCTGCAGTTTGGAGCTAATATCCAAGGGAGTATAACCCTCAACCTGCCCAATTGCTG GCTGTACCAGTCGGTCAAGCTGCTGTACTCCATTGGCATCTTCTTCACCTACGCCCTCCAGTTCTATGTCCCGGCTGAGATCATCATCCCCTTCTTCGTGTCCCGTGTGCCCGAGCACTGGGAGCTGGTCGTAGACCTGTTCGTGCGCACCGTGCTGGTCTGCGTGACAT GCATCTTGGCCATCCTCATTCCCCGCCTGGACCTGGTCATCTCCCTGGTGGGGTCCGTGAGCAGCAGTGCCCTGGCCCTCATCATTCCGCCCCTCCTGGAGATCACCACCTACTACTCGGAGGGCATGAGCCCCCTCACCATCGCCAAGGACGCCCTGATCAGCATCCTGGGCTTCGTGGGCTTTGTGGTGGGGACGTATGAGGCCCTCTACGAACTGATCCAGCCAAGCAGTGCTCCCATCTTCATCAACTCCACCGGTGCCTTTGTATAG
- the SLC36A1 gene encoding proton-coupled amino acid transporter 1 isoform X4: MSTQRLRNEDYHDYSSTDVSPEESPSEGLNNFSSQGSYQRFGESNSTTWFQTLIHLLKGNIGTGLLGLPLAVKNAGILMGPLSLLVIGLVAVHCMGILVKCAHHFCRRLNKPFVDYGDTVMYGLESSPSSWLRNHAHWGRHIVDFFLIVTQLGFCCVYFVFLADNFKQVIEAANGTTNNCHNNETVILTPTMDSRLYMLTFLPFLVLLVFVRNLRVLSIFSLLANITMLVSLVMLYQFIVQNIPDPTRLPLVAPWKTYPLFFGTAIFAFEGIGMVLPLENKMKDPQKFPIILYVGMAIITALYISLGCLGYLQFGANIQGSITLNLPNCWLYQSVKLLYSIGIFFTYALQFYVPAEIIIPFFVSRVPEHWELVVDLFVRTVLVCVTSSVSC; encoded by the exons ATGTCCACGCAGAGACTTCGGAATGAGGACTACCACGACTACAGCTCCACGGATGTGAGCCCAGAGGAGAGCCCATCCGAAGGCTTAAACAACTTCTCGTCTCAGGGCTCCTACCAGCGGTTTGGGGAAAGTAACAGCACAAC ATGGTTCCAGACTTTGATCCACCTGTTAAAAGGCAACATTGGCACAGGACTCCTGGGGCTGCCTCTGGCAGTGAAAAATGCTGGCATCTTG ATGGGTCCCCTCAGCCTGCTGGTGATAGGCCTTGTAGCTGTGCACTGCATGGGTATCCTGGTGAAATGCGCTCACCACTTCTGCCGCAG gcTGAACAAGCCCTTTGTGGACTATGGGGATACAGTGATGTACGGACTGGaatccagccccagctcctggctcCGGAACCACGCACACTGGGGAAG GCACATTGTGGACTTCTTCCTGATCGTCACACAGCTGGGATTCTGCTGTGTCTATTTTGTCTTTCTGGCTGACAACTTTAAACAG GTGATAGAAGCAGCCAATGGGACCACCAACAACTGCCACAACAATGAGACAGTGATTCTGACGCCCACCATGGACTCGCGACTCTACATGCTTACCTTCCTGCCCTTCCTGGTGCTGCTGGTTTTTGTCAGGAACCTCCGAGTCCTGTCCATCTTCTCTCTGTTGGCCAACATCACCATGCTTGTTAGCCTGGTTATGCTCTACCAGTTCATTGTGCAG aataTCCCAgaccccacccgcctccccttgGTGGCGCCCTGGAAGACCTACCCTCTGTTCTTTGGCACAGCCATTTTTGCATTTGAAGGCATTGGGATG GTTCTGCCccttgaaaacaaaatgaaggatcCCCAGAAATTTCCAATCATCCTGTACGTGGGAATGGCCATCATCACTGCCCTCTACATCAGTCTGGGGTGTCTGGGGTACCTGCAGTTTGGAGCTAATATCCAAGGGAGTATAACCCTCAACCTGCCCAATTGCTG GCTGTACCAGTCGGTCAAGCTGCTGTACTCCATTGGCATCTTCTTCACCTACGCCCTCCAGTTCTATGTCCCGGCTGAGATCATCATCCCCTTCTTCGTGTCCCGTGTGCCCGAGCACTGGGAGCTGGTCGTAGACCTGTTCGTGCGCACCGTGCTGGTCTGCGTGACAT ctTCTGTGAGTTGTTAG
- the SLC36A1 gene encoding proton-coupled amino acid transporter 1 isoform X3, translated as MSTQRLRNEDYHDYSSTDVSPEESPSEGLNNFSSQGSYQRFGESNSTTWFQTLIHLLKGNIGTGLLGLPLAVKNAGILMGPLSLLVIGLVAVHCMGILVKCAHHFCRRLNKPFVDYGDTVMYGLESSPSSWLRNHAHWGRHIVDFFLIVTQLGFCCVYFVFLADNFKQVIEAANGTTNNCHNNETVILTPTMDSRLYMLTFLPFLVLLVFVRNLRVLSIFSLLANITMLVSLVMLYQFIVQNIPDPTRLPLVAPWKTYPLFFGTAIFAFEGIGMVLPLENKMKDPQKFPIILYVGMAIITALYISLGCLGYLQFGANIQGSITLNLPNCWLYQSVKLLYSIGIFFTYALQFYVPAEIIIPFFVSRVPEHWELVVDLFVRTVLVCVTSKCAHMMWPGQ; from the exons ATGTCCACGCAGAGACTTCGGAATGAGGACTACCACGACTACAGCTCCACGGATGTGAGCCCAGAGGAGAGCCCATCCGAAGGCTTAAACAACTTCTCGTCTCAGGGCTCCTACCAGCGGTTTGGGGAAAGTAACAGCACAAC ATGGTTCCAGACTTTGATCCACCTGTTAAAAGGCAACATTGGCACAGGACTCCTGGGGCTGCCTCTGGCAGTGAAAAATGCTGGCATCTTG ATGGGTCCCCTCAGCCTGCTGGTGATAGGCCTTGTAGCTGTGCACTGCATGGGTATCCTGGTGAAATGCGCTCACCACTTCTGCCGCAG gcTGAACAAGCCCTTTGTGGACTATGGGGATACAGTGATGTACGGACTGGaatccagccccagctcctggctcCGGAACCACGCACACTGGGGAAG GCACATTGTGGACTTCTTCCTGATCGTCACACAGCTGGGATTCTGCTGTGTCTATTTTGTCTTTCTGGCTGACAACTTTAAACAG GTGATAGAAGCAGCCAATGGGACCACCAACAACTGCCACAACAATGAGACAGTGATTCTGACGCCCACCATGGACTCGCGACTCTACATGCTTACCTTCCTGCCCTTCCTGGTGCTGCTGGTTTTTGTCAGGAACCTCCGAGTCCTGTCCATCTTCTCTCTGTTGGCCAACATCACCATGCTTGTTAGCCTGGTTATGCTCTACCAGTTCATTGTGCAG aataTCCCAgaccccacccgcctccccttgGTGGCGCCCTGGAAGACCTACCCTCTGTTCTTTGGCACAGCCATTTTTGCATTTGAAGGCATTGGGATG GTTCTGCCccttgaaaacaaaatgaaggatcCCCAGAAATTTCCAATCATCCTGTACGTGGGAATGGCCATCATCACTGCCCTCTACATCAGTCTGGGGTGTCTGGGGTACCTGCAGTTTGGAGCTAATATCCAAGGGAGTATAACCCTCAACCTGCCCAATTGCTG GCTGTACCAGTCGGTCAAGCTGCTGTACTCCATTGGCATCTTCTTCACCTACGCCCTCCAGTTCTATGTCCCGGCTGAGATCATCATCCCCTTCTTCGTGTCCCGTGTGCCCGAGCACTGGGAGCTGGTCGTAGACCTGTTCGTGCGCACCGTGCTGGTCTGCGTGACAT